From Toxorhynchites rutilus septentrionalis strain SRP chromosome 2, ASM2978413v1, whole genome shotgun sequence, a single genomic window includes:
- the LOC129769933 gene encoding zinc metalloproteinase nas-14-like — translation MGTTLFYLVCIVPLMGIVRSAPTERSIEIQEPNTPSASPLEEAGFFEGDMLLTEPQQDIISSGRTALISPESRWPRNTVYYVFDDTLSSQQIIQIRQGLDYIENFSCIKFLPRTTQKDYVRVTGEYTGCWSFLGRRGGEQQLNLQPKGCMSRGTIIHEFLHVLGFVHMQSSPERGFYVTIVYDAIQGGKQSNFNLYQSKLVDNFGVPYDYDSVMHYSPTAFSKNGGHTIIPLEQGVTIGQRVGLSFKDIKRLNLHYPECHIQ, via the exons ATG GGTACAACATTATTCTATCTCGTGTGTATAGTTCCCCTGATGGGAATCGTAAGAAGCGCCCCGACGGAGAGATCTATCGAAATACAAGAACCAA ATACCCCAAGTGCAAGCCCATTGGAGGAAGCCGGCTTCTTCGAAGGCGATATGTTACTCACCGAACCCCAGCAGGATATTATCTCCTCCGGTCGAACGGCTTTGATATCGCCCGAGTCCCGATGGCCACGTAATACGGTATACTATGTTTTTGATGACACCCTTT CTTCACAGCAAATTATACAAATCAGGCAGGGTCTGGACTACATTGAGAATTTTAGCTGCATAAAATTCTTGCCTCGAACCACTCAGAAAGACTACGTCAGGGTGACAGGCGAGTACACCGGATGTTGGTCTTTCCTGGGCCGCCGGGGAGGTGAACAACAGCTGAATTTGCAACCGAAAGGGTGTATGAGTCGGGGAACCATTATCCATGAATTTCTGCATGTGCTGGGCTTTGTGCACATGCAGAGTTCACCGGAGAGGGGTTTTTACGTCACGATCGTTTATGACGCCATTCAGGGCGGAAAGCAATCCAATTTCAACCTTTACCAATCGAAGCTGGTCGATAATTTCGGGGTTCCTTATGACTACGACAGTGTGATGCACTACAGCCCCACTGCATTCAGCAAGAACGGTGGCCATACGATTATTCCTTTGGAGCAGGGCGTCACGATCGGACAGAGAGTGGGGCTGAGCTTTAAGGATATCAAGCGTTTGAACCTGCATTACCCGGAGTGTCACATACAATAA